One genomic window of Branchiostoma floridae strain S238N-H82 chromosome 4, Bfl_VNyyK, whole genome shotgun sequence includes the following:
- the LOC118414091 gene encoding rho-related BTB domain-containing protein 2-like isoform X2 yields the protein MALLNQRPHLVELVKCVVVGDNAVGKTRLICARACATPITKQQLLATHVPTVWAIDQYQISPQILERSYDIVDGVHVSLRLWDTFGDHEKDRRFAYGRSDVVLLCFSIANPTSLKHAMLMWYPEIKQFCPHAPIILAGCQADLRYADLDLYNKHKGPFARKVKPSDIMMPDEGRSVAKELGIPYYETSIVDNYGIRDLFHNVTRAALLARRSFLFWKSNLKKVQKPLLQLPFLPPPPPLPIITVPLNTHVEELRDFFHNPGCSDVTFLAQGVRIPANKVFLVAASPFFKDLFMMDLSQDLANQTHLDNDPCKDKGLSRTTNLHVTKSQLGGQGDVNGNGTTDFHGFPSHILEHSVIHSIHLANRSDPFVESERPTLHTFVTLNPSVLPKAFQHCLEFLYTGHLEEKGLPLTEMLHLAKELQMVVLVEMVRNHLNEEEFMNSEVTFRFHKRRNSGLKDMLSKGLLSDVVFRVDDGTVTAHKPLLMAHCDVMSAMFGGNFLESSIKEVPLPGTTKACLQALLEYLYTGQLSLPANRDCIGLIELANRICLPRLVALTEHHIVLELSRARENNQDIHLEVLMLLEPAQLHNACQLSAWCVSHITTNYKHICRRYSKELHTLTPETQQYVAKHRWPPIWYLKERDYYDKAQRERERAEEKKAALQKVKRVKKWCF from the exons ATGGCTCTACTGAATCAGCGACCACACCTGGTGGAGCTTGTGAAGTGTGTAGTGGTGGGGGACAATGCTGTGGGGAAGACACGGCTCATATGTGCACGTGCCTGCGCCACACCTATCACTAAGCAGCAGCTGCTGGCCACCCATGTGCCAACCGTGTGGGCCATCGACCAGTACCAGATCTCACCACAG ATATTGGAGCGCTCCTATGACATAGTGGACGGTGTGCATGTGTCTCTGCGCCTGTGGGACACGTTTGGTGATCATGAGAAGGACAGGAGATTTGCCTATGGAAG GTCAGATGTGGTGCTGCTGTGCTTCTCCATCGCCAACCCCACCTCGCTGAAGCACGCCATGCTGATGTGGTACCCGGAAATCAAGCAGTTCTGTCCCCACGCACCCATCATCCTCGCAGGGTGCCAGGCAGATCTCCGATATGCAGACCTGGACTTGTACAACAAACACAAAGGGCCCTTTGCAAG AAAAGTCAAACCATCTGACATCATGATGCCTGATGAAGGGAGAAGTGTAGCCAAAGAACTCGGCATTCCTTACTACGAAACCAGCATTGTTGACAACTATGGCATCCGTGACCTGTTCCACAATGTGACCAGGGCAGCTCTCCTTGCCCGCCGATCATTCCTGTTCTGGAAGTCCAACCTGAAGAAGGTGCAGAAACCTCTGCTGCAGCTTCCCTTCCTTCCTCCCCCTCCTCCCCTGCCAATCATCACTGTGCCATTAAACACACATGTGGAGGAGCTGAGGGACTTCTTCCACAACCCTGGCTGCAGCGATGTAACCTTCCTGGCCCAAGGGGTCAGGATTCCTGCCAACAAAGTCTTCCTTGTCGCTGCCTCGCCTTTCTTCAAAGACCTCTTCATGATGGATCTGTCACAGGACCTGGCCAATCAGACTCACCTTGACAACGACCCCTGCAAAGATAAGGGGTTGTCAAGGACTACCAATTTGCACGTGACAAAAAGTCAGCTTGGAGGCCAAGGGGATGTCAATGGGAATGGCACCACAGACTTCCATGGCTTCCCAAGCCACATCCTGGAACATTCCGTCATTCATTCCATTCATCTGGCGAATCGAAGCGACCCTTTTGTCGAATCTGAGCGGCCCACCTTGCATACCTTTGTAACACTGAATCCCAGTGTTCTTCCTAAGGCGTTCCAGCATTGCCTTGAATTCCTGTACACGGGACACTTAGAAGAGAAGGGTTTGCCACTCACAGAGATGCTGCACTTGGCAAAAGAATTGCAAATGGTTGTCTTGGTGGAGATGGTAAGAAACCATCTCAACGAGGAAGAATTTATGAATTCTGAAGTCACCTTCCGATTCCATAAACGGAGAAATTCTGGGTTGAAAGACATGCTTTCCAAGGGCCTGCTATCAG ATGTTGTGTTCCGTGTGGATGATGGGACGGTGACGGCCCACAAGCCTTTGCTCATGGCACACTGTGATGTCATGTCAGCCATGTTTGGTGGAAATTTTCTAGAGAGTTCCATCAAAGAG GTGCCTCTGCCAGGGACGACCAAAGCCTGTCTGCAGGCCCTGCTGGAGTACCTGTACACAGGACAGCTGTCACTGCCAGCCAACAGAGACTGCATTGGTCTGATAGAGCTGGCCAATAGGATATGTTTACCCAGACTTGTAGCTCTTACAG AACATCACATTGTTCTGGAGCTGAGCCGTGCCAGGGAGAATAACCAGGACATTCACCTGGAAGTGCTCATGTTACTGGAACCTGCGCAG CTCCACAATGCCTGCCAGCTGAGTGCCTGGTGTGTGTCCCACATCACCACCAACTACAAGCACATCTGCCGCAGGTACTCCAAGGAGCTGCACACCCTGACACCTGAGACACAGCAGTACGTGGCCAAACATCGCTGGCCCCCCATCTG GTATCTGAAAGAGCGGGACTACTACGACAAGGCACAGCGGGAGCGAGAGAGAGCAGAGGAGAAGAAAGCAGCTCTCCAGAAAGTCAAGAGAGTGAAGAAGTGGTGCTTCTAA
- the LOC118414091 gene encoding rho-related BTB domain-containing protein 2-like isoform X1, translating into MALLNQRPHLVELVKCVVVGDNAVGKTRLICARACATPITKQQLLATHVPTVWAIDQYQISPQILERSYDIVDGVHVSLRLWDTFGDHEKDRRFAYGSHFSRSDVVLLCFSIANPTSLKHAMLMWYPEIKQFCPHAPIILAGCQADLRYADLDLYNKHKGPFARKVKPSDIMMPDEGRSVAKELGIPYYETSIVDNYGIRDLFHNVTRAALLARRSFLFWKSNLKKVQKPLLQLPFLPPPPPLPIITVPLNTHVEELRDFFHNPGCSDVTFLAQGVRIPANKVFLVAASPFFKDLFMMDLSQDLANQTHLDNDPCKDKGLSRTTNLHVTKSQLGGQGDVNGNGTTDFHGFPSHILEHSVIHSIHLANRSDPFVESERPTLHTFVTLNPSVLPKAFQHCLEFLYTGHLEEKGLPLTEMLHLAKELQMVVLVEMVRNHLNEEEFMNSEVTFRFHKRRNSGLKDMLSKGLLSDVVFRVDDGTVTAHKPLLMAHCDVMSAMFGGNFLESSIKEVPLPGTTKACLQALLEYLYTGQLSLPANRDCIGLIELANRICLPRLVALTEHHIVLELSRARENNQDIHLEVLMLLEPAQLHNACQLSAWCVSHITTNYKHICRRYSKELHTLTPETQQYVAKHRWPPIWYLKERDYYDKAQRERERAEEKKAALQKVKRVKKWCF; encoded by the exons ATGGCTCTACTGAATCAGCGACCACACCTGGTGGAGCTTGTGAAGTGTGTAGTGGTGGGGGACAATGCTGTGGGGAAGACACGGCTCATATGTGCACGTGCCTGCGCCACACCTATCACTAAGCAGCAGCTGCTGGCCACCCATGTGCCAACCGTGTGGGCCATCGACCAGTACCAGATCTCACCACAG ATATTGGAGCGCTCCTATGACATAGTGGACGGTGTGCATGTGTCTCTGCGCCTGTGGGACACGTTTGGTGATCATGAGAAGGACAGGAGATTTGCCTATGGAAG CCACTTTTCTAGGTCAGATGTGGTGCTGCTGTGCTTCTCCATCGCCAACCCCACCTCGCTGAAGCACGCCATGCTGATGTGGTACCCGGAAATCAAGCAGTTCTGTCCCCACGCACCCATCATCCTCGCAGGGTGCCAGGCAGATCTCCGATATGCAGACCTGGACTTGTACAACAAACACAAAGGGCCCTTTGCAAG AAAAGTCAAACCATCTGACATCATGATGCCTGATGAAGGGAGAAGTGTAGCCAAAGAACTCGGCATTCCTTACTACGAAACCAGCATTGTTGACAACTATGGCATCCGTGACCTGTTCCACAATGTGACCAGGGCAGCTCTCCTTGCCCGCCGATCATTCCTGTTCTGGAAGTCCAACCTGAAGAAGGTGCAGAAACCTCTGCTGCAGCTTCCCTTCCTTCCTCCCCCTCCTCCCCTGCCAATCATCACTGTGCCATTAAACACACATGTGGAGGAGCTGAGGGACTTCTTCCACAACCCTGGCTGCAGCGATGTAACCTTCCTGGCCCAAGGGGTCAGGATTCCTGCCAACAAAGTCTTCCTTGTCGCTGCCTCGCCTTTCTTCAAAGACCTCTTCATGATGGATCTGTCACAGGACCTGGCCAATCAGACTCACCTTGACAACGACCCCTGCAAAGATAAGGGGTTGTCAAGGACTACCAATTTGCACGTGACAAAAAGTCAGCTTGGAGGCCAAGGGGATGTCAATGGGAATGGCACCACAGACTTCCATGGCTTCCCAAGCCACATCCTGGAACATTCCGTCATTCATTCCATTCATCTGGCGAATCGAAGCGACCCTTTTGTCGAATCTGAGCGGCCCACCTTGCATACCTTTGTAACACTGAATCCCAGTGTTCTTCCTAAGGCGTTCCAGCATTGCCTTGAATTCCTGTACACGGGACACTTAGAAGAGAAGGGTTTGCCACTCACAGAGATGCTGCACTTGGCAAAAGAATTGCAAATGGTTGTCTTGGTGGAGATGGTAAGAAACCATCTCAACGAGGAAGAATTTATGAATTCTGAAGTCACCTTCCGATTCCATAAACGGAGAAATTCTGGGTTGAAAGACATGCTTTCCAAGGGCCTGCTATCAG ATGTTGTGTTCCGTGTGGATGATGGGACGGTGACGGCCCACAAGCCTTTGCTCATGGCACACTGTGATGTCATGTCAGCCATGTTTGGTGGAAATTTTCTAGAGAGTTCCATCAAAGAG GTGCCTCTGCCAGGGACGACCAAAGCCTGTCTGCAGGCCCTGCTGGAGTACCTGTACACAGGACAGCTGTCACTGCCAGCCAACAGAGACTGCATTGGTCTGATAGAGCTGGCCAATAGGATATGTTTACCCAGACTTGTAGCTCTTACAG AACATCACATTGTTCTGGAGCTGAGCCGTGCCAGGGAGAATAACCAGGACATTCACCTGGAAGTGCTCATGTTACTGGAACCTGCGCAG CTCCACAATGCCTGCCAGCTGAGTGCCTGGTGTGTGTCCCACATCACCACCAACTACAAGCACATCTGCCGCAGGTACTCCAAGGAGCTGCACACCCTGACACCTGAGACACAGCAGTACGTGGCCAAACATCGCTGGCCCCCCATCTG GTATCTGAAAGAGCGGGACTACTACGACAAGGCACAGCGGGAGCGAGAGAGAGCAGAGGAGAAGAAAGCAGCTCTCCAGAAAGTCAAGAGAGTGAAGAAGTGGTGCTTCTAA